The proteins below are encoded in one region of Halorarum halophilum:
- a CDS encoding DUF7344 domain-containing protein produces the protein MSESEHGRLSQNEVYDLLSNPRRRFVISYLREHGGPIELTALAREVAAWENQVPAEELTDQQEKRVYVSLYQTHIPKLRNAGVVDYDPDDGVIRLTATVDQLERYLPEEERTELPWQTLYIATAVVGGLFYLLTVVNAPGFAAVPDAVAGIVVVAAFLVVTLAQYVYSRYMAPGTEASLVERRLQ, from the coding sequence ATGTCCGAGTCAGAGCACGGTAGGCTGTCGCAGAACGAGGTGTACGACCTCCTGAGTAACCCCAGGCGTCGGTTCGTCATCTCGTACCTTCGGGAGCACGGCGGCCCCATCGAACTCACCGCGCTCGCACGGGAGGTTGCCGCCTGGGAGAACCAGGTCCCGGCCGAAGAGCTAACCGACCAGCAGGAGAAACGGGTGTACGTCTCGCTGTACCAGACACACATCCCGAAGCTCCGGAACGCCGGCGTCGTCGACTACGATCCCGACGACGGCGTGATCCGGCTCACGGCGACGGTCGACCAGCTCGAACGGTACCTTCCGGAGGAGGAGCGCACGGAGCTGCCCTGGCAGACGCTGTACATCGCAACCGCGGTGGTCGGCGGCCTGTTCTACCTCCTCACCGTCGTGAACGCGCCGGGGTTCGCCGCCGTACCGGACGCGGTCGCAGGCATCGTCGTCGTCGCGGCGTTCCTCGTCGTGACGCTGGCACAGTACGTCTACAGCCGGTACATGGCGCCCGGAACCGAGGCGTCACTCGTGGAGCGTCGACTGCAATGA
- a CDS encoding restriction endonuclease: MSGTDRDAVEHVEPSGFPDLVAVLWRRQGWTVEPNALDDRLYAIERREAGAIERRALFAVYRSPGGAVDAAGVRDRARVELGPDGTTLATNAGFTPEAVDTAAAHGIDLVGPDDLARLVDALDARAVLDGTATDDERRRETSPDQGN; this comes from the coding sequence ATGAGCGGGACAGACCGGGACGCGGTCGAGCACGTCGAGCCGAGCGGCTTCCCCGACCTCGTCGCGGTCCTCTGGCGGCGCCAGGGGTGGACGGTCGAGCCGAACGCGCTGGACGACCGGTTGTACGCGATCGAGCGACGGGAGGCGGGCGCGATCGAACGTCGCGCGCTGTTCGCCGTGTACCGGTCGCCCGGCGGCGCCGTCGATGCCGCGGGCGTGCGCGACCGGGCGCGGGTCGAGCTCGGACCGGACGGGACGACGCTGGCGACGAACGCGGGGTTCACGCCCGAAGCGGTCGACACGGCGGCCGCCCACGGGATCGACCTCGTCGGCCCGGACGACCTCGCGCGCCTCGTCGACGCGCTCGACGCGCGGGCGGTGCTCGACGGGACGGCGACGGACGACGAACGGCGACGGGAAACCAGCCCGGACCAGGGGAACTGA
- the glmS gene encoding glutamine--fructose-6-phosphate transaminase (isomerizing) — MCGITACVADGDVVDELLTGLANLEYRGYDSSGIAVPRGDDDITVLKRAGEIDALRDAVAETTLAANIGIGHTRWSTHGAPTDANAHPHTDCTGAVSVVHNGIIENHEALRDELRERGHRFTSDTDTEVIPHLIEEGLSDGLATDEAFRRAVDRLEGSFAVVLLAAGETSLYATRRGSPLVLGLGEDRQFLASDVPSFLEFTDRVVHLEDGDVVEVDRDGYAVTDSDGAHVTREPTTVDWQPEDAERDGYEHYMLKEINEQPKALDRTIRGRIQDDGSVSLSSFPLGAFADVSDVQFVACGTSHHAALYAREHLVEQGVPAYAFRAGEYATTPAPIGENTLVVAVTQSGETADTLQSVRHAREAGARTLAVTNVVGSTAARECDDALFIRAGPEIGVAATKTFSSQVAALSLLGERIVEDVTGSPSEGHAERAAAFRRLPTDVQRVLEESPVDRLADEYRGCDAYFFIGRGVGHPVALEGALKFKEITYEHAEGFGSAQLKHGPLALVTEDTPVVAVFDGRHQGKALANVEEVRARGAPVIAIGGEGSREVRELADEFLPVPDTHPDATGVLANVQLQLVSYHVADLLGRAIDKPRNLAKSVTVE, encoded by the coding sequence ATGTGTGGAATAACCGCCTGCGTCGCCGACGGTGACGTGGTCGACGAGCTGCTCACGGGGCTCGCGAACCTCGAATATCGCGGCTACGACTCCAGCGGTATCGCGGTGCCGCGCGGCGATGACGACATCACCGTGCTGAAACGCGCGGGCGAGATCGACGCCCTCCGGGACGCGGTCGCGGAGACGACTCTCGCCGCCAACATCGGCATCGGACACACGCGCTGGAGCACGCACGGTGCGCCGACGGACGCGAACGCCCACCCCCACACCGACTGTACGGGCGCCGTGTCGGTCGTCCACAACGGCATCATCGAGAACCACGAGGCGCTGCGCGACGAACTGCGCGAGCGCGGCCACCGCTTCACCAGCGACACCGACACGGAGGTCATCCCCCACCTGATCGAGGAGGGACTCTCCGACGGGCTCGCGACCGACGAGGCGTTCAGACGCGCAGTCGACCGGCTCGAGGGGAGCTTCGCGGTCGTCCTGCTCGCCGCCGGCGAGACGTCGCTGTACGCCACCCGTCGCGGCTCGCCGCTCGTGCTCGGACTCGGCGAGGACCGGCAGTTCCTCGCCAGCGACGTCCCGTCGTTCCTCGAGTTCACGGACCGCGTCGTCCACCTGGAGGACGGCGACGTCGTCGAGGTCGACCGGGACGGCTACGCTGTGACCGATTCCGACGGGGCGCACGTCACACGCGAGCCCACGACCGTGGACTGGCAGCCCGAGGACGCCGAGCGCGACGGCTACGAGCACTACATGCTCAAGGAGATCAACGAACAGCCGAAGGCGCTCGACCGCACCATCCGCGGCCGGATCCAGGACGACGGGAGCGTCTCGCTGTCGTCGTTCCCCCTCGGGGCGTTCGCGGACGTGAGCGACGTCCAGTTCGTCGCCTGCGGCACCTCCCACCACGCCGCGCTGTACGCCCGGGAGCACCTCGTCGAGCAGGGCGTCCCGGCGTACGCCTTCCGCGCCGGCGAGTACGCCACGACGCCGGCGCCGATCGGCGAGAACACGCTCGTCGTCGCCGTCACGCAGAGCGGGGAGACGGCGGACACGCTCCAGTCGGTCCGGCACGCGCGCGAGGCCGGCGCGCGGACGCTCGCGGTGACGAACGTCGTCGGCTCCACGGCCGCCCGGGAGTGCGACGACGCGCTGTTCATCCGCGCCGGCCCCGAGATCGGCGTGGCCGCGACGAAGACGTTCTCCTCGCAGGTGGCCGCGCTGTCGCTGCTCGGCGAGCGCATCGTCGAGGACGTGACGGGCAGCCCGAGCGAGGGCCACGCGGAGCGCGCCGCCGCGTTCCGCCGGCTCCCGACGGACGTCCAGCGGGTCCTCGAGGAGTCGCCGGTCGACCGCCTCGCCGACGAGTACCGCGGCTGCGACGCGTACTTCTTCATCGGTCGGGGCGTGGGCCACCCGGTCGCCCTGGAGGGAGCACTTAAGTTCAAGGAGATTACATACGAGCACGCAGAGGGATTCGGCTCGGCTCAGCTGAAGCACGGGCCGCTCGCGCTCGTCACGGAGGACACCCCCGTCGTCGCCGTCTTCGACGGTCGACACCAGGGGAAGGCCCTGGCGAACGTCGAGGAGGTCCGCGCGCGGGGCGCGCCGGTCATCGCCATCGGCGGCGAGGGCTCGCGGGAGGTGCGCGAGCTCGCGGACGAGTTCCTCCCCGTTCCGGACACCCACCCCGACGCGACGGGCGTGCTCGCGAACGTCCAGCTCCAGCTGGTGTCGTACCACGTCGCCGACCTCCTCGGGCGCGCCATCGACAAGCCCCGCAACCTGGCCAAGAGCGTTACGGTGGAATGA
- a CDS encoding HalOD1 output domain-containing protein, which yields MMDEDGTEWSDGGTTLDRSVHDPAAGDSTGTAVALAVGRAKDVPPTELPQLESALDTDALDRLTASLATRSDEQSRISFRYAGVAVSISGTGEIVVRDIESA from the coding sequence ATGATGGACGAAGACGGAACCGAGTGGTCGGACGGGGGGACGACGCTCGATCGTTCGGTCCACGACCCGGCGGCGGGCGACTCGACCGGGACGGCGGTGGCGCTGGCGGTGGGGCGGGCAAAGGACGTACCGCCGACGGAACTCCCGCAGCTCGAATCGGCGCTCGACACCGACGCCCTCGACAGGCTGACGGCGTCGCTCGCGACCCGGTCCGACGAGCAGAGCAGGATCTCGTTCCGGTACGCGGGGGTGGCGGTGTCGATCTCGGGCACCGGCGAGATCGTCGTTCGGGACATCGAGTCGGCCTGA
- a CDS encoding winged helix-turn-helix domain-containing protein, with protein sequence MSDDWDVVGYVISSRYRVAVLGRLADGPATPSGIADDEDLAVTHVSRALRGLRERDLVELLVPEERRKGRVYGITEDGRETWNLIQTKDLLD encoded by the coding sequence ATGAGCGACGACTGGGACGTGGTCGGCTACGTCATCAGCTCGCGCTACCGCGTCGCCGTCCTCGGGCGACTGGCCGACGGTCCGGCGACCCCGTCCGGGATCGCCGACGACGAGGACCTCGCGGTCACGCACGTCTCCCGGGCGCTGCGCGGCCTGCGAGAGCGGGACCTCGTCGAACTTCTCGTCCCCGAGGAACGCCGAAAGGGACGCGTGTACGGTATCACGGAGGACGGCCGGGAGACCTGGAACCTCATCCAGACGAAGGACCTCCTCGACTGA